The Corylus avellana chromosome ca11, CavTom2PMs-1.0 genome contains the following window.
CCTAGTTTAATAacttttcttattaaataatttagagACCGAcctaataattaaataaaaaatttaggtttattatttcatcaattatcaattattacattaatttttaaatgattttttaataagaattatgTTACCTACCATACAAATATCTCATAAATATTCTAGTATTCTacaaaattaatgtaataatGTCTAGTATGGTAGTAGTTATtagattattatttattaacaaacaataacTAATCCAAAAACTATTAAACCCTCTCATATCAACTTTATAGAATATTTATTCGATGTTTTtataatatgtagcattatttttataagaaaagttGTAATactctaaatattttttaaagttgtagCATTATTTTATACATAAgactttttatttcttttcttttttttttctctaaaattggTGTGgcttttttttgacatgtctgcacaagagagGTGAAgggagaagtgctagagagtcaaacaaatgaatttaaaaaaatttcaaactgacgtgacaagagtttttaaattaaaaaaatgtaattctctctcccttgtttGCCATTCACGATCTGTCACGTCAgcttgaaaatttttctgagttcatttgtttggttcctTAGCACTTCTCGAGAGAATGAgggatttgaattagtgacctccgcttcatgaggcgtggtctctagccgattgagctatcccttaagaacaaaattaatgtaacttttaaaatcacaattggatcaaaatttaacaacaatttatctaaaatttaataataattttaaaaaattaaaattaaaataaaagttctACGTATAGGATTATTTTGCCATACATGATATACCGGTGTAAGAATGGCAAGAAATTTCACAATCAAATCCTATTTAATGGATTAGGGTAGACAATTAATcactattatttaatttaatttcaaatttttagatTTGCATTTTGATTGATTTGGCAACTTGCTCCAAAAGCATTCTTTCTTGTTTCACAAGAAAACATCCTGAAAGTATATTCATTGCTGCATAACCatgtggaaaaaataaaaattaagagataaaaattattacattatgaaaaaatattgtgaaaaaattaataataaaaagttcaaTATACCGAAGAAGAATCtttgaaataaataatgaaaatcttaaaaaaaaacaaaaaatctgcCATTTATTTAAGTGTCACAAAACAAGGAAACAGCTAAACCCTgcaatatatatttaattattccCTTGACCAACACGTCATTTCCATAATAGCCCCTAGTTCTACTGTGCTCTCCAAGTTCCTTTGAAGCGTGGGAATCACTACTTTTCataagcactttttttttttctctgtttcgAAAGAGCCACCGGTTTTACCTGTCAATCTCTAAAACCAGAGCACAAATTCAGCGTTCACCGTTTCTAACTTTCTAGATTCTGGCGTCGTACGACCGCGTCGTGGACTTTTTTTAACCGTTTGTTTGGTCAAACTCCGTTTTGCCTTCAAATATGGCATTCGGTTCTTCTTCTTGGACCACTAAGAAAACCTTTGCCAGTGAATGGACTCCGTCCATGCTTGCCCAATTACTTCTCTGAAAAACTTTCGCTCTCTTGATTCTTCTAGAAGTTCTTCGAGTTTCAGAAACCGCTCCTTGAGTTTCGGGTCTGGTCCGAGAAACGGGTATTCGCCGGTCGTGATGGAGGCATCCAACGGTTATAAGCGGAAGATCGTCACCGGTTCGGCCGGTTATCTCCTCGAAGACGTTCCTCATTTGTCTGATTATATCCCTGATCTTCCTGTACGATGTCATTTCAATTAATCTATTtacatcttttttcttaaattaattaactaaatttcCTGTTTGGCGGCTGAGAAAGcgaaaatgaaggaaaagaaagatagTTTTCTGTAACTTTCGAGTTCCGAGAATCGAGGAACTCAGCTCAGCTTagccaaattttaattttttttgttcgttaaattattttagaatttgGTCTGGGAAATCGTTctgtttgattttctttctttttgttttttctctacAATTATCGCGTTAAGCTTTAATTTCTAAAATGAATTATTTTGAcgattatgttgatttttagTGCGATTTTGATGcgtttatttatatatttttcttatttagcATTTTGATGTTTCTTACAGACCTATACGAATCCGTTGCAAGACAATCCTGCATACTCGGTTGTCAAGTGAGTTCACCTTCGCTCACGCGCTTCGGTGGATTAATGAAATATGGTAATGTTGGTTGGAATTGATGGTTCATTGAGAtactattttttgtattttcaggCAGTATTTTGTCAATGTGGACGACACTGTTGCTCAGCAGGTTAGTTTTCCTGAGAAAAAGAGGAGCATTATTTTGTATATAAGCTTGTGATtatcaggaaaaaaaagaagagataatGCAATTGATTCTGTTCTTGAATTCATTGTTTATGATCCGAATGCGAGGGAAGGCAATTGTTGTAGGATGTATCTTTGATTACTGCACTTTTTTGATGAACTAGAAGTCTAGATTTTAACTTTcatgcgttttttttttcttcctcctcttatGCTGGTGTAGATTGTAGTTCACAAAGATAGTCCAAGAGGTATACATTTTCGACGTGCTGGACCCCGACAAAGGGTATGTATTTTCTGTGGTTTTATGAGTTGGTTGAATTAGTAGGAAACCAAATGCTTGTCATTTATGGATGTTGTTATATGTTGCTCAGGTGTACTTTGAGCCAGATGATGTTCTTGCTTGTATTGTGACATGTGGGGGTCTCTGTCCTGGACTCAACACTGTGATCAGGGAGATCGTATGCGGCTTGTACAATATGTATGGTGTAAAGAAAGTTCTGGGAATTGACGTAAGTGATTAATagatagataaataaaaatcataaagaaCAACgatgaaagaacaaaaatgcGGTGGCCTACTCCTTGCCCATTTGACTTTAACATGTCAATTCCTAATTCTTTACTTTTTCCCCTTCCTTTCATTTTGCTTTAGTTGTTGGGAGTGTAAGTTTCGAGGCATTTGAATTATGTATCAATTTATTTTGTACTGCATAATTTGTTGGAATCAATAATTAATGAAGTTGATGAATCTTTAGGGAGGATACAGGGGCTTCTATGCCAGAAATACAATTACTTTAACACCTAAGGTTGTCAATGATATCCATAAACGTGGTGGAACCATCATTGGGACATCACGAGGTGGCCATGATACCTCAAAGATAGTTGACAGCATTCAAGATCGGGGGATAAACCAGGTATATACAATGCCTTTAGCCCTTTTTCTTCATCGCTAAAGATTTTGTTATATGCATTAATCCTGATGGGCATTAGATTTATAATCCTCTGGATCTCAGGTTTACATTATTGGAGGAGATGGAACTCAAAGAGGGGCCTCTGTCATATTTGaggtatttaatatttttagaaatGCTAATTGTTTAACTGTCCTATTGTTCAAGATCTTGCCTTTTAAGCCCCCCACCCCAAACTGATCGCCATTACCTTATGCAAGTTATTTTTAACTCATGCAGGAAATCAGAAGGCGTGGTCTCAAAGTTGCAGTCGCTGGAATCCCCAAAACCATTGATAACGACATTCCAGTATGTCTCTTGGGCGCTCCCTTCCTGCTGGACTATCACTGTCAAATATAATATGCTTGATTATCTGAACACTATTAGTATGCAGAATCTTTCTTTTGACTGCATGCTGTTTCTGCTGATACAGGTTATTGACAGGTCCTTCGGCTTTGACACTGCTGTTGAGGAGGCTCAGCGTGCTATTAATGCAGCACATGTTGAAGCTGAAAGTGTTGAGAATGGTATTGGGGTTGTGAAGTTGATGGGTCGGGACAGCGGTAAGTTTCCTGTTTGTATATATGTTGTCATTATCTGTTAATCTACGTAACTTACAAAAATAATCTGTTAATCTAAGTAATTGGAGTAGTCTTCACGTCCACCAATCTTTAGTTTTAATATTCCTATTCAATTTGTCAAAGTTCAATGCAATTATGTGTATgggtttgttaatttttgttactACACCTTGACTAAGATGGTAAATTGCAAGATTTTAAAATACTCTCgagcataaaataaaaaaatgattggggCTCTCAGTTTACTCTTCCCTGGTGGCCAATtcttagttgttttttttttttcttccccaatCATTTCATTGCATCCTTGCCTGGACTTGATGTgtgtctttctctttcttgaCAGAATTACTCAATGTGTTTCCAATGTCATGTGACTGTGCTAACTTTACATTGCTATGGTGCAGGGTTTATTGCAATGTATGCTACTCTTGCTAGCCGAGATGTGGACTGTTGCTTGATTCCTGAGTCACCCTTCTATCTTGAAGGTCCGGGTGGACTTTTTGAATACATAGAGAAACGACTCAGAGAAAATGGGCACTTTGTTCTTGTCATAGCTGAAGGCGCAGGACAGGATCTACTTGCTGAGAGCATTCATTCTATGGATAAGCAGGATGCTTCAGGAAACAAGCTTCTCCAAGATGTTGGGCTATGGATATCGCAGAAAATTAAGGTGTGGATGCTACAGTGAATGGTCTTGCCTTAATGTCACGTATGGTTTTTTTCCCAGGCCATTTTTGTTTATCTTCACTGTTATTGATGTAATATTACTGTTTTTTCAGGATCATTTTTCCTCACAAAGTAAGATGACCACAAACCTCAAACATATAGGTTAGTAATATGTTCTGATATACGTATTGTGTTGCTTATGCTTGTTTAGATCtgtaatctatatatatataaacagaatACTCTATCCTATTATAATCGAGTGTTGCTTGTTTGACAGATCCTACTTATATGATCCGAGCTATTCCAAGCAATGCCTCAGACAATGTATACTGCACACTTCTTGCTCAAAGTGCTGTTCATGGAGCAATGGCAGGTTATACGGGTTTTACAGTTGGGCCTGTCAATGGAAGACATTCTTATATACCCTTCTATGTGAGTGTGCTCTTTGCTTAAGTATCTGAAATTGGTGGAAcctttgatttttcaatatgcaTTAAGCATGAAATGACTTGCAATtcccctctctccctctccctctccctctccctctcttacTCCACCAAGAGAACAATAAAAGCTAACAACATGTCGAATATTATAGCACTGCAACATTCTTTTCATGTCAG
Protein-coding sequences here:
- the LOC132165452 gene encoding ATP-dependent 6-phosphofructokinase 3, with the translated sequence MDSVHACPITSLKNFRSLDSSRSSSSFRNRSLSFGSGPRNGYSPVVMEASNGYKRKIVTGSAGYLLEDVPHLSDYIPDLPTYTNPLQDNPAYSVVKQYFVNVDDTVAQQIVVHKDSPRGIHFRRAGPRQRVYFEPDDVLACIVTCGGLCPGLNTVIREIVCGLYNMYGVKKVLGIDGGYRGFYARNTITLTPKVVNDIHKRGGTIIGTSRGGHDTSKIVDSIQDRGINQVYIIGGDGTQRGASVIFEEIRRRGLKVAVAGIPKTIDNDIPVIDRSFGFDTAVEEAQRAINAAHVEAESVENGIGVVKLMGRDSGFIAMYATLASRDVDCCLIPESPFYLEGPGGLFEYIEKRLRENGHFVLVIAEGAGQDLLAESIHSMDKQDASGNKLLQDVGLWISQKIKDHFSSQSKMTTNLKHIDPTYMIRAIPSNASDNVYCTLLAQSAVHGAMAGYTGFTVGPVNGRHSYIPFYRIIERQNKVVITDRMWARLLSSTNQPSFLRAKDVVEDKREEEPPTQNLDEEKDSDEEKDSDDIEVKKEVSHM